One Campylobacter lari DNA segment encodes these proteins:
- the ruvA gene encoding Holliday junction branch migration protein RuvA: MIVAIEGIVSKKDPTFVILKTLSGVSYGVYVSLFCSSNFEKGQKVEFLITQIIKEDSHKLYGFLDINEQRMFELLIKISGIGATTAMALCSSLDTNTFYAALQNGDESVFKKVPGIGPKSAKRIIAELSDAKINIENSNQDQAQALAALLSLGFKQENILKVLRTCESKNTSELIKEALKKLA; this comes from the coding sequence ATGATAGTGGCGATTGAAGGAATAGTGAGTAAAAAAGATCCTACTTTTGTAATTTTGAAAACTTTAAGTGGGGTAAGTTATGGTGTTTATGTGTCGCTTTTTTGTTCAAGTAATTTTGAAAAAGGTCAAAAGGTTGAGTTTTTAATCACTCAAATTATTAAAGAAGACTCTCACAAATTATATGGATTTTTAGACATTAACGAGCAAAGAATGTTTGAATTATTAATTAAAATTAGTGGTATAGGAGCAACTACTGCTATGGCACTTTGCTCAAGCTTAGATACTAATACTTTTTATGCAGCTTTGCAAAATGGCGATGAGAGTGTTTTTAAAAAGGTTCCTGGTATTGGTCCAAAGAGTGCAAAAAGAATTATAGCTGAGTTAAGTGATGCAAAAATCAATATAGAAAATTCCAATCAAGATCAAGCACAAGCTTTAGCAGCCTTACTTTCACTTGGTTTTAAACAAGAAAATATTTTAAAGGTTTTAAGAACTTGTGAGAGTAAAAATACTAGTGAGCTTATTAAAGAGGCTTTGAAAAAATTAGCATAA
- the murJ gene encoding murein biosynthesis integral membrane protein MurJ gives MKKNIVFKNFIINALGILFSRIMGVLRDIVLALYLGAGIYSDIFFVALKMPAFFRRIFAEGAFGQAFLPSFLKASKKGAFCINVLLQFSIIVFLTCVLVSFFAEFFTKIFAFGFNKETIILAAPLVSINFWYLFFIFLVTFLGSLLNYKQNFFITSFSASFFNLFVVIAGFFVTQDKPLEALYYFSYATVLSGLAQLIWHIFALKNTRILKSMYLSIKLKKTKTSLDKFHSTFTHGLLGSSANQISSLLDTTIASFLMAGSISYLYYSNRVFQLPLALFAIALSQVSFPKILRHLKANEEQKALAFMQKAFEYLSVLLILASIVGIILAKEIVEFLFQRGNFNQEDTKITAFLLQAYLLGLLPFGLQKLFSLWLYAKFKQKIAAIIAFKTLFISAFFSIVIILLIKEEAYKSLGIALASSISAFYLLYANIKEFGFKNLWGIFRVKFWLISIVFLSLFALGLFEIKDILIQFLIGIYHFFKGLF, from the coding sequence ATGAAAAAAAATATTGTTTTTAAAAATTTCATCATCAATGCCTTAGGAATTTTATTTTCTAGAATTATGGGTGTTTTAAGAGATATTGTTTTAGCCTTGTACTTAGGGGCTGGAATTTATAGTGATATTTTCTTTGTAGCTTTAAAAATGCCTGCTTTTTTTAGAAGAATTTTCGCTGAAGGAGCCTTTGGACAAGCCTTTTTACCAAGTTTTTTAAAAGCAAGTAAAAAAGGTGCTTTTTGCATAAATGTCTTATTGCAATTTAGCATTATCGTTTTTTTAACTTGTGTTTTAGTGAGTTTTTTTGCTGAATTTTTTACAAAGATTTTTGCCTTTGGTTTTAATAAAGAAACAATTATCCTAGCTGCACCTTTAGTTTCTATTAATTTTTGGTATTTATTTTTTATTTTTTTAGTAACTTTTTTAGGCTCTTTGTTAAATTATAAACAAAATTTTTTCATCACTTCTTTTTCTGCTTCATTTTTTAATCTTTTTGTCGTGATTGCCGGATTTTTTGTCACTCAAGATAAACCTTTAGAAGCTTTGTATTATTTTTCGTATGCGACTGTTTTAAGTGGTCTAGCTCAACTTATATGGCATATTTTTGCTTTAAAAAACACTAGAATTTTAAAAAGTATGTATTTAAGCATAAAACTTAAAAAAACAAAGACTAGTTTAGATAAATTCCACTCTACTTTTACCCATGGACTTTTAGGCTCTTCAGCAAATCAAATTAGTTCTTTATTAGATACCACTATAGCTAGTTTTTTAATGGCTGGAAGCATTTCGTATTTGTATTATTCTAATAGGGTTTTTCAGCTTCCTTTAGCTCTTTTTGCAATCGCACTAAGTCAAGTAAGTTTTCCAAAAATACTAAGACATTTAAAAGCAAATGAAGAACAAAAAGCCTTAGCTTTTATGCAAAAAGCTTTTGAGTATTTAAGTGTGCTTTTGATTTTAGCTAGTATAGTTGGGATTATCTTAGCTAAAGAAATTGTGGAGTTTTTATTTCAAAGAGGAAATTTTAATCAAGAAGATACAAAAATCACTGCATTTTTATTACAAGCTTATCTTTTAGGACTTTTACCTTTTGGTTTGCAAAAACTTTTCTCTTTGTGGCTTTATGCTAAATTTAAACAAAAAATAGCCGCTATAATAGCCTTTAAAACACTTTTTATATCAGCATTTTTTAGCATAGTGATTATTTTACTCATCAAAGAAGAAGCCTATAAGAGCTTGGGTATTGCACTGGCTTCATCTATTAGTGCTTTTTATTTATTGTATGCTAATATTAAAGAATTTGGTTTTAAAAATCTTTGGGGTATTTTTAGGGTTAAATTTTGGCTTATTAGCATAGTATTTTTAAGTTTATTTGCTTTAGGCTTATTTGAAATTAAAGATATTTTAATACAATTTTTAATTGGAATTTATCATTTTTTTAAAGGTTTATTTTAA
- a CDS encoding D-alanine--D-alanine ligase, whose translation MIYGVIFGANSYEHEISIVSAVVLKKVLKVQKKFIFCDKNKEFFLIDEEKMNAKTFSSGAYKKEKALVLKQGGFFIKTMLGEKKLDIDIAINIVHGKDGEDGKIAALLDFYGIKYIGPRIEASVLSFNKVLTKLYAQSVGVKTLDYRVLNLHKEQNVSLDFPCILKPARLGSSIGISIVKDESELKYAKDVAFEFDEDVVVEQFISNIKEYNLAGCMIGEKMEFSIIEEPRKNEILDFEQKYLGFSESSKVSEANISEELKQKLRDNFTRIYNPLFKGALIRCDFFVIDDEVYLNEINPNPGSLANYLFEDFTNIINNLAKNIELEKQIKIDYAFIHSINGQKGKL comes from the coding sequence ATGATATATGGTGTAATTTTTGGTGCAAATTCTTATGAGCATGAAATTAGCATTGTGAGTGCTGTGGTGTTAAAAAAAGTACTCAAAGTGCAAAAAAAATTTATATTTTGTGATAAAAATAAGGAATTTTTTCTTATAGATGAAGAAAAAATGAATGCAAAAACTTTTAGTAGTGGCGCTTATAAAAAAGAAAAAGCCTTAGTATTAAAGCAGGGTGGTTTTTTTATAAAAACTATGTTAGGTGAGAAAAAACTTGACATTGATATAGCGATAAATATTGTACATGGAAAAGATGGTGAAGATGGCAAAATAGCTGCTTTGCTTGATTTTTATGGTATAAAATACATAGGACCGCGCATAGAAGCTAGTGTTTTATCTTTTAATAAAGTTTTAACTAAACTTTATGCACAAAGCGTAGGGGTGAAAACACTTGATTATAGGGTTTTAAATTTGCATAAAGAGCAAAATGTTTCTTTAGATTTTCCTTGTATTTTAAAGCCTGCAAGATTAGGTAGTAGCATAGGTATAAGTATAGTTAAAGATGAAAGCGAGCTTAAATATGCTAAAGATGTTGCTTTTGAATTTGATGAGGATGTTGTAGTAGAACAATTTATAAGCAATATTAAAGAATATAACTTAGCAGGTTGTATGATAGGTGAAAAAATGGAATTTTCTATCATTGAAGAACCTAGAAAAAATGAAATTTTAGATTTTGAACAAAAATATTTAGGCTTTTCAGAAAGTTCTAAAGTGAGTGAAGCAAATATTAGCGAAGAATTAAAACAAAAACTCAGGGATAATTTTACGAGAATTTACAATCCTTTATTTAAAGGAGCTTTGATTCGCTGTGATTTTTTTGTGATAGATGATGAGGTTTATTTAAATGAGATTAATCCAAATCCAGGATCATTGGCAAATTATTTATTTGAAGATTTTACTAATATAATTAATAATTTAGCAAAAAATATAGAGTTAGAAAAGCAAATCAAGATCGATTATGCTTTTATTCACAGCATTAATGGACAAAAAGGTAAATTATAA
- a CDS encoding type II toxin-antitoxin system Phd/YefM family antitoxin, translating into MATFSKDEIYTATEVVRNFSTMLEKTKKSENSRVVIVKNNKFEAVLLSFEEYERLNEAVMLLEKIYKDKKG; encoded by the coding sequence ATGGCTACTTTTAGCAAAGATGAAATTTATACTGCAACTGAAGTAGTAAGAAATTTCAGCACTATGCTTGAAAAAACAAAAAAAAGTGAAAATAGCAGGGTGGTGATAGTAAAAAATAATAAATTTGAAGCCGTGCTTTTAAGTTTTGAAGAATATGAGCGTTTAAATGAAGCTGTAATGCTTTTAGAAAAAATTTATAAAGATAAAAAAGGCTAG
- a CDS encoding flagellar assembly protein A: MEEKKILYTKDPYKELLIFASENKCEVDELDFRLLSFSTSYTYDNQEWIKVNEKELKIFEEDEKFLIHDLNIEQEYKIEIYFKKFTRSPAFEISLHVNELCTLLKASVRASEAIAFHDKLALELLEAIYKAMIKEKYLLGFRIFDFKKQIIDFNTKVKEKQKFDFEVEFEVCKGVNPQEPTNEEIQYHYLENLKKHNDVMNRNYVAPIGKDEVAIERIKPKEGSDGKDLRFKILKALPPKTNKEKVICSDNFEVKEDDESIKYIAKKDGFIIQKKSIYEIENYLEFNKVDFKSTGSIWAGFDKQVIIVIKNTNSLEDAIGPRITVEAQELEVVGNMAQDSVLRGKKVILKGNMHHKSTIIGQKVEVNILRGYCEAEEVFAETLENGSIKAKKVNIKKAVGGEIIADEIYIQELGGNCLCSAKSLIRVEKIQGSGNKLVIQDLKAFDREKSGEEILLHIEELKKEQENLAKEIEETKHTIHVSKDSVRILQQKAKELMNAKRAIPQAYKITIKDFNQKIEKLNILANKIETLKEEEKTNIEKLKKIQDELLKSKIINKSGKWMDLNEVKFVLLNPRKELSYHPRNDEVIECFELEKIDAEDGVSVYEIRSIGNYKEEAK; encoded by the coding sequence ATGGAAGAAAAGAAAATTTTATATACTAAAGACCCTTATAAAGAGCTTTTGATATTTGCTTCTGAAAATAAATGTGAAGTCGATGAACTTGATTTTAGATTGTTAAGTTTTAGCACTTCTTATACTTATGATAATCAAGAATGGATAAAAGTTAATGAAAAAGAATTAAAAATTTTTGAAGAAGATGAAAAATTTTTAATTCATGATTTAAATATAGAACAAGAATATAAAATAGAAATTTATTTTAAAAAATTTACACGCTCTCCAGCTTTTGAGATTAGTTTGCATGTTAATGAACTTTGCACTTTATTAAAAGCTAGTGTTAGAGCTAGTGAAGCTATTGCTTTTCATGATAAATTAGCACTAGAGCTTTTGGAAGCTATTTATAAAGCGATGATAAAAGAAAAATATTTGCTTGGATTTAGAATTTTTGATTTTAAAAAGCAAATTATTGATTTTAATACTAAAGTTAAAGAAAAGCAAAAATTTGATTTTGAAGTTGAATTTGAAGTATGTAAGGGAGTTAATCCACAAGAGCCTACAAATGAAGAAATTCAATATCATTATCTAGAAAATTTAAAAAAACACAATGATGTGATGAATAGAAACTATGTAGCACCTATAGGAAAAGATGAGGTGGCTATTGAGAGGATTAAACCAAAAGAGGGTAGTGATGGTAAAGATTTAAGATTTAAAATTTTAAAAGCCCTCCCGCCAAAAACAAACAAAGAAAAAGTTATTTGTTCGGATAATTTTGAAGTTAAAGAAGATGATGAAAGTATAAAATATATTGCCAAAAAAGATGGATTTATTATCCAAAAAAAATCTATTTATGAGATAGAAAATTATTTAGAATTTAACAAGGTTGATTTTAAAAGCACGGGTTCTATTTGGGCGGGTTTTGATAAGCAAGTTATTATCGTGATTAAAAATACAAATAGTTTAGAGGATGCAATAGGCCCTAGAATTACCGTTGAAGCACAAGAGTTAGAGGTTGTGGGCAATATGGCTCAAGATTCTGTTTTAAGAGGTAAAAAAGTAATTCTTAAAGGCAATATGCACCATAAAAGTACTATTATAGGGCAAAAGGTTGAGGTTAATATCTTAAGAGGGTATTGTGAAGCTGAGGAAGTTTTTGCTGAAACTTTAGAAAATGGCTCTATTAAGGCTAAAAAAGTAAATATTAAAAAGGCTGTGGGTGGGGAGATTATCGCGGATGAAATTTACATACAAGAGCTTGGTGGTAATTGTTTATGCAGTGCTAAAAGTTTAATCCGCGTTGAAAAAATTCAAGGAAGTGGTAATAAACTTGTAATTCAAGATCTCAAAGCTTTTGATAGAGAAAAAAGTGGAGAGGAAATACTCTTGCATATTGAAGAGTTAAAAAAAGAGCAAGAAAATTTAGCCAAAGAAATTGAAGAGACTAAGCATACTATCCATGTGAGTAAAGATTCTGTGAGAATTTTACAGCAAAAGGCAAAAGAATTAATGAATGCAAAAAGAGCTATACCACAAGCTTATAAGATTACTATTAAAGATTTTAATCAAAAGATTGAAAAATTAAATATTTTAGCTAATAAGATAGAAACTCTAAAAGAGGAAGAAAAAACAAATATAGAAAAGCTTAAAAAAATTCAAGATGAACTTTTAAAATCAAAAATTATTAATAAAAGTGGAAAATGGATGGACTTAAACGAGGTTAAATTTGTTTTATTAAATCCTAGAAAAGAGTTAAGCTATCATCCGCGTAATGATGAGGTGATTGAGTGTTTTGAGCTTGAAAAAATAGATGCTGAAGATGGAGTAAGTGTTTATGAAATTCGCTCTATTGGTAATTATAAGGAAGAAGCTAAATGA
- a CDS encoding Mur ligase family protein, with the protein MISMIAFLSLNFLLGFYLILALQWYSYKFSRIILHFAKPLWHLYFLIIPYFAFVFSLYSGNFYLYFIVFALSLLYGGYLYKNLDKKLVFTARIKRYFLFLSLFTLVFMPFFWIGLEALVAAFLFSFLVEKINQNTFIKKANKKICDNPNLKIILITASFGKTSIKNFLYELLKDEFKCYKTPRSVNTFMGIVKDINENLENNTEIYIVEAGAREQNDILEITEFLNPQICIVGEIGLAHLEYFKTQDNIRSAKLQALKSKRLEKYFLHSSTLYENEFYDDCLSDVRASLEGLDFKIRLDDDIYDFHTNLLGAFNACNISVCILLTHYLGIKIENIIKSVSNLKAVEHRLQVISKEPKFIIDDGFNGNFKGMSQSYELCKSYHGRKVLVTPGIVEVNEEENIKLCKIINECFDFVIITSEANSVILQKHITLDFYVLKEKSQLVQTLSKLTQNGDLILFSNDAPSFM; encoded by the coding sequence ATGATTAGTATGATAGCTTTTTTAAGTTTGAATTTTTTACTTGGATTTTACCTGATTTTAGCTTTGCAATGGTATTCTTATAAATTCTCACGTATAATTTTACATTTTGCTAAACCTTTATGGCATTTATATTTTTTAATAATTCCTTATTTTGCTTTTGTGTTTTCTTTATATAGTGGAAATTTTTATTTATATTTTATAGTTTTTGCTTTGTCTTTGTTATATGGTGGATATTTATATAAAAATTTAGATAAAAAGCTAGTTTTTACTGCTAGAATTAAGCGTTATTTTTTATTTTTGTCGCTTTTTACTTTAGTATTTATGCCATTTTTTTGGATAGGTTTAGAAGCTTTAGTAGCGGCATTTTTATTTAGCTTTTTAGTAGAAAAAATAAACCAAAATACATTTATAAAAAAAGCAAATAAAAAAATTTGTGATAATCCAAATTTAAAAATCATTCTAATTACTGCAAGTTTTGGAAAAACAAGTATAAAAAATTTTTTATACGAACTTTTAAAAGATGAGTTTAAGTGCTATAAAACTCCAAGAAGTGTTAATACTTTTATGGGTATAGTAAAAGATATCAATGAAAATTTAGAAAATAATACTGAAATTTATATCGTAGAAGCTGGCGCAAGAGAGCAAAATGATATTTTAGAAATTACAGAGTTTTTAAATCCTCAAATTTGCATAGTTGGTGAGATTGGTTTAGCGCATTTGGAGTATTTTAAAACTCAAGATAACATCCGCAGTGCTAAGTTGCAAGCTTTAAAATCCAAACGTTTAGAAAAATACTTTTTACACTCAAGCACCTTATATGAAAACGAATTTTATGATGATTGTTTAAGTGATGTTAGGGCAAGTTTAGAAGGTTTAGATTTTAAAATAAGATTAGATGATGATATTTATGATTTTCATACAAATTTATTAGGTGCTTTTAATGCTTGTAATATTAGTGTATGTATTTTGCTTACTCATTATTTAGGAATAAAAATAGAAAATATTATAAAAAGTGTATCAAATTTAAAAGCAGTAGAGCATCGCTTGCAAGTGATTTCTAAAGAACCTAAATTTATCATAGATGATGGTTTTAATGGAAATTTTAAAGGTATGAGTCAAAGCTATGAGCTTTGCAAAAGTTATCATGGAAGAAAAGTTTTGGTAACTCCTGGTATAGTTGAAGTTAATGAAGAAGAAAATATAAAATTATGTAAGATAATCAATGAATGTTTTGATTTTGTAATTATTACTTCAGAAGCTAATAGTGTGATTTTACAAAAACATATTACATTAGATTTTTATGTATTAAAAGAAAAATCTCAACTTGTGCAAACTTTATCAAAATTAACCCAAAATGGAGATTTGATTTTATTTTCTAATGATGCGCCAAGTTTCATGTAA
- a CDS encoding alpha/beta fold hydrolase, with amino-acid sequence MAKTRVYSNGYFYNLSYEIINPKCEKTILILHGWGANKELMKQAFEKPLNDFKQIYLDLPGFGNSSIDAPMDSYAYAKVVEDFLTTIEQKADYLMGHSFGGKVATIMCQNANFQGLILLSSAGVVLPKSFKVRFKIALFKILKNLPYGDFWRKFFISKDAQGMSEVMYETFKKVVNENLENEFQKLKNPILIFWGNEDKATPLKSGAIIHSLAQKGKFFALDGDHFFFLKHADFINEKIHEEFLKND; translated from the coding sequence ATGGCAAAAACTAGAGTATATTCTAATGGGTATTTTTATAATTTAAGCTATGAAATCATCAATCCAAAATGTGAAAAAACAATTCTTATTTTACACGGTTGGGGTGCTAATAAAGAGCTTATGAAACAAGCTTTTGAAAAGCCTTTGAATGATTTTAAACAAATTTATTTAGATTTACCTGGTTTTGGAAATTCAAGCATAGATGCACCTATGGATTCTTATGCTTATGCCAAGGTTGTAGAAGACTTTTTAACTACAATTGAGCAAAAGGCAGATTATTTAATGGGGCATTCTTTTGGAGGAAAAGTTGCGACTATTATGTGTCAAAATGCTAATTTTCAAGGTTTGATTTTACTTTCTAGTGCAGGTGTGGTTTTGCCAAAAAGCTTTAAAGTGAGGTTTAAAATAGCCTTGTTTAAAATTTTAAAAAATCTTCCTTATGGGGATTTTTGGAGGAAATTTTTTATTAGCAAAGACGCTCAAGGTATGAGCGAAGTGATGTATGAAACCTTTAAGAAGGTTGTTAATGAAAATTTAGAAAATGAGTTTCAAAAGCTTAAAAACCCTATTTTGATTTTTTGGGGTAATGAAGATAAGGCTACGCCTTTAAAAAGTGGAGCGATTATCCACTCTTTGGCACAAAAAGGAAAATTTTTTGCATTAGATGGGGATCATTTTTTCTTTTTAAAACATGCTGATTTTATAAATGAAAAAATACATGAGGAATTTTTAAAAAATGATTAG
- the cysS gene encoding cysteine--tRNA ligase, whose translation MVFFDSVLKKKCEFIPHEAKKANIYLCGPTVYDDAHLGHARSSVCFDFLRRVLLANDYEVVFAKNYTDIDDKILKKMQESGKSLEEITNFYIKRYEEDMQALNILEPNFKPKATAYIEQMIIYIEKLLELNLAYKLEDGIYFDTSKDDKYFYISKRNLEDNQSRLEESVTKKNDSDFVLWKFDEKFYPANFGKGRPGWHTECVVMIESIFKDKLDIHAGGIDLLFPHHENEACQCRCKNNHELANFWLHNGFVQINGEKMSKSLGNSFFLKDSLKLFSGEVLRFYLLSVHYRAHFNYALEDLQAAKKRLDKFYRLKKRLNINAFIDEKTTIESEVAKNILEVLNDDLNASKALALLDEFINESNIYLDQNPKDKTYKIQLEKTLKELAFIFGIGFIDTIKYFQFGISEKKCQEIEEKIALRNKAKQEKNYALADQIRDDLAKENILLMDTPNGVVWEKNG comes from the coding sequence ATGGTTTTTTTTGATAGTGTTTTAAAGAAAAAATGCGAATTTATCCCACATGAGGCAAAAAAAGCAAATATTTATTTATGCGGGCCTACTGTATATGATGATGCACATTTAGGACATGCAAGAAGTAGTGTATGTTTTGATTTTTTAAGAAGAGTTTTACTAGCAAATGATTATGAAGTAGTTTTTGCTAAAAATTACACTGATATTGATGATAAAATCTTAAAAAAAATGCAAGAAAGTGGCAAAAGTTTAGAAGAAATTACAAATTTTTATATTAAAAGATACGAAGAAGATATGCAAGCACTTAATATCTTAGAACCTAATTTTAAACCAAAGGCTACAGCTTATATTGAGCAAATGATTATATATATAGAAAAACTTTTAGAATTAAACCTAGCTTATAAACTTGAAGATGGAATTTATTTTGATACTAGCAAAGATGATAAATACTTTTATATCTCTAAAAGAAATTTAGAAGATAATCAATCACGCTTAGAAGAAAGCGTTACTAAAAAAAATGATAGCGATTTTGTTTTATGGAAATTTGATGAAAAATTTTATCCTGCAAATTTTGGCAAAGGAAGACCAGGTTGGCACACAGAATGCGTTGTGATGATAGAAAGTATTTTTAAAGATAAACTTGATATTCATGCAGGGGGTATAGATTTGCTTTTTCCTCATCATGAAAACGAAGCTTGCCAGTGTCGTTGTAAAAATAATCATGAGTTGGCTAATTTTTGGTTGCATAATGGCTTTGTACAAATTAATGGTGAAAAAATGAGCAAAAGCTTGGGAAATAGCTTTTTTCTAAAAGATTCTTTAAAACTTTTTAGTGGAGAGGTTTTGAGATTTTATCTTTTAAGCGTACATTATAGAGCACATTTTAACTATGCTTTGGAAGACTTACAAGCTGCTAAAAAAAGGCTTGATAAATTTTACCGCTTAAAAAAACGCTTAAACATAAATGCTTTTATAGATGAAAAAACTACCATAGAAAGTGAAGTAGCTAAAAATATCTTAGAAGTTTTAAATGATGATTTAAATGCCTCTAAAGCCTTAGCTTTACTTGATGAGTTTATCAATGAAAGTAATATTTACTTAGATCAAAACCCAAAAGATAAAACTTATAAAATACAATTAGAAAAAACCTTAAAAGAACTTGCTTTTATTTTTGGTATAGGCTTTATAGATACCATAAAATATTTTCAATTTGGCATTAGTGAAAAAAAATGTCAAGAAATAGAAGAAAAAATCGCTCTACGCAACAAGGCAAAGCAAGAAAAAAACTATGCCTTAGCAGATCAAATTCGTGATGATTTAGCTAAAGAGAATATTCTTTTAATGGATACACCAAATGGTGTGGTATGGGAGAAAAATGGATAA